From Peromyscus maniculatus bairdii isolate BWxNUB_F1_BW_parent chromosome 8, HU_Pman_BW_mat_3.1, whole genome shotgun sequence, a single genomic window includes:
- the Tmem100 gene encoding transmembrane protein 100: MTEDPIKENLGSPKSPTPVIMEKSPKSEVVVTTVPLVSEVQLTAATGGAELSCYRCIIPFAVVVFITGIVVTAVAYSFNSHGSIISIFGLVLLSSGLLLLALSALCWKVRQKNKKVKRRESQTALVVNQRSLFA; encoded by the coding sequence ATGACGGAAGATCCCATAAAAGAGAACCTGGGATCCCCAAAGTCTCCCACGCCCGTGATAATGGAGAAAAGCCCCAAGAGTGAAGTTGTGGTCACCACGGTCCCCTTGGTCAGCGAGGTGCAGCTGACGGCTGCCACAGGGGGTGCGGAACTCTCCTGCTACCGCTGCATCATCCCCTTTGCTGTGGTGGTCTTCATCACCGGGATCGTGGTCACCGCTGTGGCTTACAGCTTCAATTCTCATGGTTCCATCATCTCCATCTTCGGCCTGGTCCTTCTGTCCTCTGGACTTCTTTTATTAGCCCTCAGCGCCTTGTGCTGGAAGGTGagacaaaaaaataagaaagtcaaGAGACGGGAGAGTCAGACCGCTCTTGTGGTAAATCAGAGAAGCTTGTTTGCTTAA